TGTGCACCGGAATGTTATACGACCCGAAACAACGCGAGGAAGAAGACCAATATACCTTTAACAAAAAGGTCCTTACCCGCTTAAAAAATATAAAACAAACCCTTTTCCTAAAAAAAGAAAAATAACAACTACAACAATATACTCATGAAAACAATTGTTTTAGCCTATAGCGGCGGATTAGATACCTCTTACTGCCTGACCTATTTACAAAAAGAACTACACTACGAAGTACATACTGTACTGGTGAATACCGGTGGTTTTGACGCTGCCGAACTGGAAGCCATCCAAGAAAGAGCATTAGCCCTGGGGAGTGCAAAGCACACTAATCTTGATATAGTTGATCATTATTATGAAAAAGCCATCAAATACTTAGTGTATGGAAATGTTTTAAAAAACAACACTTATCCACTATCTGTAAGTGCTGAGCGTGTTTTTCAGGCGATTGAAACCGTGAAATATGCCAAAAGCATCGGAGCATCAGCGCTGGCGCATGGCAGCACCGGAGCCGGAAATGACCAGATTCGTTTTGACCTGATCTTCCAGACCATTGCACCTGAAATGGAAATCGTTACACCCATCCGTGACCTGAAATTATCCCGTCAGGAAGAAATGCAATACCTGCAAAATAACGGTGTGGAATATTCCTGGGAAAAAGCACAGTATTCAATCAATAAAGGAATATGGGGCACGAGCGTAGGCGGAAAGGAAACTTTAGTATCCAACCTTCCACTGCCCGATGCCGCTTATCCTTCCCAATTACAAAAAGAAGGCACAGAAAAAGTAACCCTGCAATTTGAAAAGGGAGAACTAACAGCCATCAATGGTGTGTCGGACAAACCTACCGCCAATATTACCAAACTGGAAAAACTGGCCAGCGCCTATGCTATTGGCAGGGATATCCATGTTGGCGATACCATTATCGGTATCAAGGGACGTGTTGGATTTGAAGCTGCGGCTCCGATTATTATTATAAAAGCACACCATCTGCTGGAAAAACATGTATTGGGCAAATGGCAACAATACTGGAAAGAACAATTAGGAAACTGGTACGGCATGCTGTTCCACGAAGGGCAATTCCTGGATCCTGTAATGCGCAATATCGAATCTTTCCTGGAAGACACACAAAAAACGGTTACCGGTACTGTTACCGTAAGCCTGAAACCATATCATTTTTCGCTGGACGGCATCACATCAGCGCACGACCTTATGAACTCGGGCTTCGGACAGTATGGGGAAACCAACAATGCCTGGTCGGCAGAAGACGCCAAAGGCTTTATCAAAATCCTGGGGAATGCCCAGGCCATTTATTCACATGTAAACGACATCAGTTATGATTAATATCGGAATAATAGGAGGTTCAGGTTATACCGCAGGCGAATTGCTACGCCTGCTGGTTCACCACCCCAACGCTGCTATTGACTTCGTTTTTAGTACGACCAATGCCGGCAAACCGATAGCTTCTGTACACCAGGATTTATTGGGTGATACTGCACTTATCTTTACCGACACCATAAATCCGGAAGTGAATCTGGTATTTTTATGCCTGGGTCATGGGAAGTCAAAAGCTTTTTTAGCACAGCATCCTTTTGCCTACCATACCCGAATCATTGATTTAAGCAATGACTTCAGGCTGATAAATGAAGCTGTTTTTCAAGATACACCGTTTGTTTATGGCCTCCCGGAACTCAATAAAAATAACATTGCTACAGCGAAGTATATCGCAAATCCCGGATGTTTTGCAACGGCGATCCAATTGGCGTTGCTCCCTTTAGCCGCCCAAAAGGAGTTGCAACATCCCATACACATCAATGCTACAACAGGCAGTACAGGCGCAGGAGTACAACCTTCCGCCAGTTCACACCACCCGTGGCGTACCGGCAACATGTCACATTACAAAGCCTTTGAACACCAGCACCTGGACGAAATCGGACAAAGCCTCGAACAACTACAGGGGAATCCTGCTACGGAATTGATTTTTATTCCCAATCGTGGCGATTTTACGCGAGGCATATTTGCGACACTATATACCAAGACCGATCAGTCATTGGAAGCGATCACTGAGGCATACCAGGAATTTTATAGTACCCAGCCTTTTGTAACAGTTACCAATGCCGCGATCAACCTGAAGCAGGTCGTACAAACCAACAAATGCATCATCAGCATCGAAAAAAAAGGGGCCTATGTATTGCTTACCTCCGTTATAGATAACCTGTTGAAAGGAGCTTCCGGGCAGGCAGTACAAAATATGAACCTGATGTTCGGGCTGGAAGAAACCACCGGATTACGGCTAAAACCTGCAGGATTTTAGATTTGGAGCAGTCGTTTCGGTTGCATCACCCCTCGTGTCCCGCTGTTCCCGTTATCTTTTTTCGAAAAGAAAAAAGGATATTGGTGCCATCGGGGCTAAACAAGAACCTTTATTTTTATAAAAACAAAAAACATCATGAGTTTATTCGACGTTTATCCAATATATCAAATTACCCCTGTTAAAGCCTCCGGAGCCAAAGTCTGGGATGATAAAGGCCAGCAGTACCTTGACTTCTACGGAGGTCACGGTGTAATCTCCATCGGGCATTCCCACCCTGCATATGTTACGGCGATTGAGGAACAGGTACAGAAAATAGGATTTTATTCCAATTCCATCCAGAATCCACTACAGGAAAAAGTAGCGAAACAATTGGCCCAGCTTTCCGGTTACACCGACTACAGCCTGTTTTTGTGCAATTCCGGAGCAGAAGCTAATGAAAATGCACTAAAACTGGCCTCTTTCCACAATGGGAAATCAAAAGTTATTGCCTTTCATAAAAGTTTCCATGGCCGTACCTCTGCCGCTGTTGCCACTACCGACAATCCGGCTATCGTAGCACCGGTAAATGCAGGACATGCTGTAATCTTCCTCCCTTTAAATGACAGCGACGCACTAAAAGCCGCTTTGCAGGGCGGCGATATTACAGCCGTAATCATCGAAGGTATTCAGGGTGTTGGTGGCCTGGACGAAGGAACGACTGCTTTTTTCCAGGAATTACAGCAGTTATGCCACGAACACAATGTGGTGCTTATCCTTGACGAGATCCAGAGTGGCTACGGACGTTCCGGAAAGTTTTTTGCCCACCAGCACCACAACATCCAGCCCGATATCATTTCGGTAGCCAAAGGGATGGGTAATGGTTTTCCAATTGGAGGGATACTCATTTCACCCAAATTCAAAGCTTCCCACGGATTGTTAGGCACTACTTTTGGAGGTAACCACCTCAGTTGTGCCGCTGCCCTTGCCGTTCTGGATACTATAACCAATGAAAACCTGATCGCGAATGTGATAGCACAAAGCGCTTATTTGAGGGAGAAAATGGCTGAGATTCCACAAGTAAAAAACATCAAGGGCAAAGGCCTGATGCTGGGATTGGAATTTGATTTTGAAATCGCTGCGTTGCGTAAGCAACTTATCTACGAAGAATTTATTTTTACCGGGAATGCCTCACAGAAAAACCTCTTGCGTATCCTGCCACCGCTATCTATTACAGCGAAAGAAATCGACCAGTTTACCATCGGGCTTCAGCATGCGCTCGAAGAATTAGGACTTTAATCAATACATTAATTGTTTAATCATAATTATCTTTTAATCAGGATATAAAATTAATTCACTATGAAGAATTTCACTTCCGTAAATGATATCACCGACCTGGAAGCGCTCCTGGCATCGGCACAAAAAATAAAAGCCGCCCCATTGGCCGATAATGCTTTGGGACAACATAAAACCATAGGCCTTTTATTCTTCAATCCCAGCCTGAGAACCCGACTGAGTACACAAAAAGCAGCGACTAATTTAGGCATGCATCCGATTGTGATGGACCTGAATGCTGACGGTTGGAGCCTGGAATTTGAAGATGGCGCCATCATGAATGGCAGCAAATCGGAGCATATTAAAGAAGCGGCACAGGTCATTTCTCAATATTGCGACATTATAGCCGTACGAAGTTTTCCCAGCCTGGTCGACAAAGAAAAAGACGCCTCTGAATATGTACTCTCTGCATTTTTAAAATATGCTACTGTACCGGTAGTCAGTCTGGAAGGTTCGTCCGAACATCCCTTGCAATCGGTCGCCGATGCCCTGACTATCACCGAATATAAAACCGTAAAACGACCTAAGGTAGTTTTGAGCTGGGCGCCACATTGTAAGGCCCTGCCCCATTCGGTACCCAACTCTTTTGTAAAAATCATGCAATTGGCTGATGTTGACTTTGTGATTACCCACCCTGAAGGTTACGAACTCAATCCCGAAATCACCCAAGGCAGTGTAATTACTTACGATCAGGATGCTGCTTTTAAAGATGCCGATTTTATCTATGCCAAAAACTGGAGTTCCTATTCCGATTATGGTAAAATCCTCTCTACAGACACCAACTGGACTATTTCTTCCGAAAAGATGGCACTCACTAATGAAGCCAAGTTCATGCACTGCCTTCCGGTACGCCGTAACCTGGTCGTTACCGATGCCGTCTTGGACAGCCCCGCTTCGATTGTAATTCCACAAGCCAACAACAGGACCTTTGCCGCACAGGCGATCCTGAAAAAAATACTGGAAGATGCAAAATAAAACCCCACTCACAATTGTGAAAATTGGCGGAAATATATTGGATGATGCCCAGGCACTTCAAAACTTCCTGCAGGATTTCAGTATGCTGGAAGGACTTAAAATAATGGTTCATGGTGGTGGAAAAACAGCAACAAAAACCGCAGAAAATTTAGGATTAAAACCTTTATTTTCAAATGGAAGAAGAATCACAAATAAAGCCATGCTTGAAGTCGCTGTAATGACCTACGCCGGACTTATCAACCAGTCCGTTACTGCTGCTTTACAAGCCATGCAATGCAACGCTATCGGCTGTTCCGGTGCTGGTGGAAATCTGATCGCTGCTATAAAACGAAAAGTTGAAACCATTGATTTTGGTTTTGTGGGGGACATTAGCACAGTCAATGCAATAGCAATAGAACAACTGCTCCACATTGGTCTTGTTCCTGTATTTTCCGCAATTACTCATGATGGGCACGGGCAGCTACTCAACACTAATGCGGATACAATTGCAGCGGCATTGGCCATAGCACTATCCGGGAATTTCAAAGTTCGGCTGGTCTATTGCTTCGAAAAAAATGGTGTTTTACAAAATGCCGAAGACAATAATTCTTATATTTCCGAACTGGATTATACGACTTATGAAAACCTGAAAAATAATGGACAGATTCATTCGGGCATGCTTCCCAAATTAGACAACTGCTTTCACGCCTTGCAACAAGGTGTAGCGGCAATCAGTATTGGTAATCCCGAAATATTAAAATCCGGCAATGCAGTGTACACCAAAATTATCCATCAGCCTGCCTGATCCTATTATAACAAAATAATTTACATGACTACCAAAACGATTACACAACTCACACAGGAAGCCATAGCCTTACTCAAACAGCTTATTGCCACGCCTTCTTTTTCATCTGAAGAAGACCAGACAGCGTTGCACATTGAAAACTGGATGACTACCAACGCTATTATTTTCCAAAGAGATCAAAATAACATTTGGGCAACCAACCTGCACTATGATCCTAAAAAGCCAAACCTGCTCCTTAACTCCCATCACGATACCGTAAAACCCAATCAGGGCTACACCCTCAATCCGTTTGAAGCGATCGAAAAAGACGGAAAGATCTTTGGCCTGGGCAGTAATGATGCTGGAGGCTGCCTTGTTTCGCTATTGGCCACCTTTACCCACTTTTACAAAAGCGAAGACTTGCCATACAACCTGATTATGGCCGCTACAGCAGAAGAAGAAAGCAGCGGCCCCAATGGACTCAACAGCCTGCTTAAATTATTACCCGAGATTGATTGTGCTATTGTAGGCGAACCTACCGAAATGCAGCTCGCTATTGCCGAAAAAGGGCTATTGGTACTTGATGTGACTGTAGAAGGTATTGCGGGCCATGCTGCACATCCCAATGACCAAAATCCTATATACAAGGCATTACCTGTAATTCAGTGGTTCGAAAGTTACCCGTTTGAAAAAGTATCCGAAGTCCTGGGCCCTGTAAAAATGACTGTAACCCAGATCAATGCCGGAAAGCAACACAATGTTGTTCCTGCCGAATGCCAATTGGTTGTAGATGTTCGTGTAAACGATTGTTACAGCAACATCGAAATACTGGAACACATCCAACAGCAGGTCAAAGCAATTGTTAAGCCACGCTCCTTACACCTGAATGCTTCTTCCATCGCCAAAAGCCACAGATTGGTACAGGCTGGAATTGCATTAGGACGGAGCACTTATGGCTCCCCAACGCTTTCGGATCAGTCAGTGCTCAGCTGCCAGTCTTTAAAGCTAGGCCCAGGCCAGTCACCCCGCTCCCACACTGCTGACGAATTCATTTACCGCAGTGAAATCGAAGAAGGCATCCAATTATATACCGCTATACTAAGCGATTTT
The Flavobacterium kingsejongi genome window above contains:
- a CDS encoding M20 family metallo-hydrolase — its product is MTTKTITQLTQEAIALLKQLIATPSFSSEEDQTALHIENWMTTNAIIFQRDQNNIWATNLHYDPKKPNLLLNSHHDTVKPNQGYTLNPFEAIEKDGKIFGLGSNDAGGCLVSLLATFTHFYKSEDLPYNLIMAATAEEESSGPNGLNSLLKLLPEIDCAIVGEPTEMQLAIAEKGLLVLDVTVEGIAGHAAHPNDQNPIYKALPVIQWFESYPFEKVSEVLGPVKMTVTQINAGKQHNVVPAECQLVVDVRVNDCYSNIEILEHIQQQVKAIVKPRSLHLNASSIAKSHRLVQAGIALGRSTYGSPTLSDQSVLSCQSLKLGPGQSPRSHTADEFIYRSEIEEGIQLYTAILSDFFNNTKAASASA
- a CDS encoding N-acetylornithine carbamoyltransferase, whose translation is MKNFTSVNDITDLEALLASAQKIKAAPLADNALGQHKTIGLLFFNPSLRTRLSTQKAATNLGMHPIVMDLNADGWSLEFEDGAIMNGSKSEHIKEAAQVISQYCDIIAVRSFPSLVDKEKDASEYVLSAFLKYATVPVVSLEGSSEHPLQSVADALTITEYKTVKRPKVVLSWAPHCKALPHSVPNSFVKIMQLADVDFVITHPEGYELNPEITQGSVITYDQDAAFKDADFIYAKNWSSYSDYGKILSTDTNWTISSEKMALTNEAKFMHCLPVRRNLVVTDAVLDSPASIVIPQANNRTFAAQAILKKILEDAK
- the argB gene encoding acetylglutamate kinase; this encodes MQNKTPLTIVKIGGNILDDAQALQNFLQDFSMLEGLKIMVHGGGKTATKTAENLGLKPLFSNGRRITNKAMLEVAVMTYAGLINQSVTAALQAMQCNAIGCSGAGGNLIAAIKRKVETIDFGFVGDISTVNAIAIEQLLHIGLVPVFSAITHDGHGQLLNTNADTIAAALAIALSGNFKVRLVYCFEKNGVLQNAEDNNSYISELDYTTYENLKNNGQIHSGMLPKLDNCFHALQQGVAAISIGNPEILKSGNAVYTKIIHQPA
- a CDS encoding aspartate aminotransferase family protein → MSLFDVYPIYQITPVKASGAKVWDDKGQQYLDFYGGHGVISIGHSHPAYVTAIEEQVQKIGFYSNSIQNPLQEKVAKQLAQLSGYTDYSLFLCNSGAEANENALKLASFHNGKSKVIAFHKSFHGRTSAAVATTDNPAIVAPVNAGHAVIFLPLNDSDALKAALQGGDITAVIIEGIQGVGGLDEGTTAFFQELQQLCHEHNVVLILDEIQSGYGRSGKFFAHQHHNIQPDIISVAKGMGNGFPIGGILISPKFKASHGLLGTTFGGNHLSCAAALAVLDTITNENLIANVIAQSAYLREKMAEIPQVKNIKGKGLMLGLEFDFEIAALRKQLIYEEFIFTGNASQKNLLRILPPLSITAKEIDQFTIGLQHALEELGL
- the argC gene encoding N-acetyl-gamma-glutamyl-phosphate reductase; protein product: MINIGIIGGSGYTAGELLRLLVHHPNAAIDFVFSTTNAGKPIASVHQDLLGDTALIFTDTINPEVNLVFLCLGHGKSKAFLAQHPFAYHTRIIDLSNDFRLINEAVFQDTPFVYGLPELNKNNIATAKYIANPGCFATAIQLALLPLAAQKELQHPIHINATTGSTGAGVQPSASSHHPWRTGNMSHYKAFEHQHLDEIGQSLEQLQGNPATELIFIPNRGDFTRGIFATLYTKTDQSLEAITEAYQEFYSTQPFVTVTNAAINLKQVVQTNKCIISIEKKGAYVLLTSVIDNLLKGASGQAVQNMNLMFGLEETTGLRLKPAGF
- a CDS encoding argininosuccinate synthase translates to MKTIVLAYSGGLDTSYCLTYLQKELHYEVHTVLVNTGGFDAAELEAIQERALALGSAKHTNLDIVDHYYEKAIKYLVYGNVLKNNTYPLSVSAERVFQAIETVKYAKSIGASALAHGSTGAGNDQIRFDLIFQTIAPEMEIVTPIRDLKLSRQEEMQYLQNNGVEYSWEKAQYSINKGIWGTSVGGKETLVSNLPLPDAAYPSQLQKEGTEKVTLQFEKGELTAINGVSDKPTANITKLEKLASAYAIGRDIHVGDTIIGIKGRVGFEAAAPIIIIKAHHLLEKHVLGKWQQYWKEQLGNWYGMLFHEGQFLDPVMRNIESFLEDTQKTVTGTVTVSLKPYHFSLDGITSAHDLMNSGFGQYGETNNAWSAEDAKGFIKILGNAQAIYSHVNDISYD